In the genome of Oxalobacter aliiformigenes, one region contains:
- a CDS encoding protein-L-isoaspartate O-methyltransferase family protein: protein MRNARANMIENQIRAGGVYLQNVFDSLDAIRREDFVPPAYHEYAYAEMEIPLPYGQNMLTPLTEALVLQAVSVRKNDTVLEIGTGSGYMAALLAHGARHVTTIEIEPGLKEMAENNLSRYGVENVRVLCENGFCIEQYAPDRLFDVIVFSGAVSSIPEIFTNRLADNGRMAVFYANNSFVQALLLQKNSAVDQNIKILFETSVKPLREQLHHSHFCF from the coding sequence ATGCGTAACGCGCGAGCAAACATGATCGAGAACCAGATCCGTGCTGGTGGTGTTTATCTCCAGAACGTTTTTGATTCTCTTGATGCCATCAGACGTGAGGATTTCGTTCCTCCCGCCTATCACGAATACGCTTATGCCGAGATGGAAATACCTCTGCCATACGGACAAAACATGCTGACGCCCCTGACCGAAGCACTTGTCCTGCAAGCTGTTTCCGTCAGAAAAAACGATACCGTACTGGAAATCGGAACGGGTTCCGGTTACATGGCCGCACTTCTGGCACATGGTGCCAGACATGTGACAACAATCGAGATAGAACCCGGCTTGAAAGAAATGGCCGAAAACAACTTGTCACGTTACGGAGTGGAGAACGTCCGCGTTTTATGTGAAAACGGCTTTTGCATTGAGCAATATGCTCCTGATCGCTTATTTGATGTCATCGTATTCTCCGGCGCGGTTTCGTCCATTCCCGAAATTTTCACAAACCGTCTGGCAGACAATGGAAGAATGGCTGTCTTTTATGCGAACAATTCCTTTGTTCAGGCCCTTTTATTACAAAAAAACTCCGCAGTTGACCAGAATATCAAGATATTATTTGAAACATCCGTAAAACCTTTGCGAGAGCAGCTTCATCATTCTCATTTTTGTTTTTGA